One part of the Eptesicus fuscus isolate TK198812 chromosome 20, DD_ASM_mEF_20220401, whole genome shotgun sequence genome encodes these proteins:
- the G6PC3 gene encoding glucose-6-phosphatase 3 isoform X2 — translation MESMLTAGIAMAEALQNQLPWLEKVWLWVTFLGDPKSLFLFYFPAAYYASRRVGIAVLWISLITEWLNLVFKWLLFGDRPFWWVHESGYYSQAPAQVHQFPSTCETGPGSPSGHCMTTGAALWPIMTAISSQVATRAHRCCPGLADDPPGARTAGAKLLRVDLSGPLAGCQPHLLDPLYTGPGSFMVHQPGLQVV, via the exons ATGGAGTCCATGCTGACCGCTGGCATCGCGATGGCGGAGGCGCTGCAGAACCAGCTGCCCTGGCTGGAGAAAGTGTGGCTGTGGGTTACCTTTCTGGGCGATCCCAAGAGCCTCTTCCTGTTCTACTTCCCCGCGGCCTACTATGCCTCTCGCCGCGTGGGCATCGCAGTGCTCTGGATCAGCCTCATCACCGAGTGGCTCAACCTCGTCTTCAAGTG GCTCCTCTTTGGAGACAGGCCATTTTGGTGGGTCCATGAGTCTGGGTACTacagccaggccccagcccaggttCACCAGTTCCCCTCTACTTGTGAAACTGGTCCAG GCAGCCCTTCTGGACACTGCATGACCACAGGAGCAGCCCTCTGGCCCATAATGACAGCCATCTCTTCCCAGGTGGCCACTCGGGCACACAG GTGCTGCCCTGGGCTGGCTGATGACCCCCCGGGTGCCCGCACAGCGGGAGCTAAGCTTCTACGGGTTGACCTCTCTGGCCCTCTTGCTGGGTGCCAGCCTCATCTATTGGATCCTCTTTACACTGGGCCTGGATCTTTCATG gtccatcagcctggcctccaAGTGGTGTGA
- the LSM12 gene encoding protein LSM12 isoform X1 — MAAPPGEYFSVGSQVSCRTCQEQRLQGEVVAFDYQSKMLALKCPSSSGKPNHADILLINLQYVSEVEIINDRTETPPPLASLNVSKLASKARTEKEEKLSQAYAISAGVSLEGQQLFQTIHKTIKDCKWQEKNIIVMEEVVITPPYQVENCKGKEGSALSHVRKIVEKHFRDVESQKILQRSQAQQPQKEAALSS; from the exons ATGGCGGCTCCTCCGGGCGAGTACTTCAGTGTTGGGAGCCAGGTGTCGTGCCGGACGTGCCAGGAGCAGCGGCTGCAGGGCGAGGTGGTAGCTTTCGACTACCAGTCCAAAATGCTGGCTTTAA AATGTCCCTCTTCCAGTGGAAAGCCCAACCATGCAGACATCTTGCTCATAAACTTACAGTATGTTTCAGAAGTGGAAATAATTAATGACCGAACAGAAACCCCACCTCCCCTAGCTTCACTCAATGTTAGTAAG CTTGCCAGCAAAGCACGgacagagaaggaggagaagctgAGCCAGGCCTATGCAATCAGCGCTGGTGTCTCCCTAGAGGGCCAGCAGCTCTTCCAGACCATTCACAAGAC cattAAAGATTGtaaatggcaagaaaaaaacaTCATAGTCATGGAAGAAGTTGTTATTACACCCCCATATCAAGTGGAAAACTGTAAAGGCAAAGAGGGCAGTGCACTGAGCCATGTACGCAAAATA GTTGAAAAACATTTTAGAGATGTGGAAAGCCAAAAGATACTGCAGCGTTCACAAGCCCAACAACCACAGAAGGAGGCTGCCCTGTCATCCTGA
- the LSM12 gene encoding protein LSM12 isoform X2 — MAAPPGEYFSVGSQVSCRTCQEQRLQGEVVAFDYQSKMLALKCPSSSGKPNHADILLINLQYVSEVEIINDRTETPPPLASLNLASKARTEKEEKLSQAYAISAGVSLEGQQLFQTIHKTIKDCKWQEKNIIVMEEVVITPPYQVENCKGKEGSALSHVRKIVEKHFRDVESQKILQRSQAQQPQKEAALSS, encoded by the exons ATGGCGGCTCCTCCGGGCGAGTACTTCAGTGTTGGGAGCCAGGTGTCGTGCCGGACGTGCCAGGAGCAGCGGCTGCAGGGCGAGGTGGTAGCTTTCGACTACCAGTCCAAAATGCTGGCTTTAA AATGTCCCTCTTCCAGTGGAAAGCCCAACCATGCAGACATCTTGCTCATAAACTTACAGTATGTTTCAGAAGTGGAAATAATTAATGACCGAACAGAAACCCCACCTCCCCTAGCTTCACTCAAT CTTGCCAGCAAAGCACGgacagagaaggaggagaagctgAGCCAGGCCTATGCAATCAGCGCTGGTGTCTCCCTAGAGGGCCAGCAGCTCTTCCAGACCATTCACAAGAC cattAAAGATTGtaaatggcaagaaaaaaacaTCATAGTCATGGAAGAAGTTGTTATTACACCCCCATATCAAGTGGAAAACTGTAAAGGCAAAGAGGGCAGTGCACTGAGCCATGTACGCAAAATA GTTGAAAAACATTTTAGAGATGTGGAAAGCCAAAAGATACTGCAGCGTTCACAAGCCCAACAACCACAGAAGGAGGCTGCCCTGTCATCCTGA
- the G6PC3 gene encoding glucose-6-phosphatase 3 isoform X1: MESMLTAGIAMAEALQNQLPWLEKVWLWVTFLGDPKSLFLFYFPAAYYASRRVGIAVLWISLITEWLNLVFKWLLFGDRPFWWVHESGYYSQAPAQVHQFPSTCETGPGSPSGHCMTTGAALWPIMTAISSQVATRAHSRWVRVMPILAYCTFLLAVGLSRIFLLAHFPHQVLAGLITGAALGWLMTPRVPAQRELSFYGLTSLALLLGASLIYWILFTLGLDLSWSISLASKWCERPEWVHLDSRPFASLSRDSGAALGLGIALHSPCYAPVRRAYLGNGQKIACLVLAMGLLGPLNWLGYPPQISLFYIFNFLKYTLWPCLVLALVPWVVLTFSAQEAPPIHSS, encoded by the exons ATGGAGTCCATGCTGACCGCTGGCATCGCGATGGCGGAGGCGCTGCAGAACCAGCTGCCCTGGCTGGAGAAAGTGTGGCTGTGGGTTACCTTTCTGGGCGATCCCAAGAGCCTCTTCCTGTTCTACTTCCCCGCGGCCTACTATGCCTCTCGCCGCGTGGGCATCGCAGTGCTCTGGATCAGCCTCATCACCGAGTGGCTCAACCTCGTCTTCAAGTG GCTCCTCTTTGGAGACAGGCCATTTTGGTGGGTCCATGAGTCTGGGTACTacagccaggccccagcccaggttCACCAGTTCCCCTCTACTTGTGAAACTGGTCCAG GCAGCCCTTCTGGACACTGCATGACCACAGGAGCAGCCCTCTGGCCCATAATGACAGCCATCTCTTCCCAGGTGGCCACTCGGGCACACAG CCGCTGGGTGAGGGTGATGCCGATCCTGGCTTACTGCACCTTCCTACTGGCTGTCGGTCTGTCCCGAATCTTCCTCTTAGCACATTTCCCTCACCAGGTGTTGGCTGGCCTGATAACTG GTGCTGCCCTGGGCTGGCTGATGACCCCCCGGGTGCCCGCACAGCGGGAGCTAAGCTTCTACGGGTTGACCTCTCTGGCCCTCTTGCTGGGTGCCAGCCTCATCTATTGGATCCTCTTTACACTGGGCCTGGATCTTTCATG gtccatcagcctggcctccaAGTGGTGTGAGCGGCCTGAGTGGGTGCACTTGGACAGCCGGCCCTTTGCCTCTCTGAGCCGCGATTCAGGGGCCGCCCTGGGTCTGGGCATCGCCCTCCACTCCCCCTGCTATGCCCCAGTACGGCGAGCATACCTGGGAAATGGACAGAAGATAGCCTGCCTTGTGTTGGCCATGGGGCTGCTGGGCCCCCTGAATTGGCTGGGCTACCCACCTCAGATCAGCCTTTTCTACATCTTCAATTTCCTCAAATATACCCTCTGGCCATGCTTGGTCCTGGCCCTTGTGCCCTGGGTGGTGCTCACATTCAGTGCCCAGGAAGCACCACCCATCCACTCTTCCTGA
- the LSM12 gene encoding protein LSM12 isoform X3 — MAAPPGEYFSVGSQVSCRTCQEQRLQGELASKARTEKEEKLSQAYAISAGVSLEGQQLFQTIHKTIKDCKWQEKNIIVMEEVVITPPYQVENCKGKEGSALSHVRKIVEKHFRDVESQKILQRSQAQQPQKEAALSS; from the exons ATGGCGGCTCCTCCGGGCGAGTACTTCAGTGTTGGGAGCCAGGTGTCGTGCCGGACGTGCCAGGAGCAGCGGCTGCAGGGCGAG CTTGCCAGCAAAGCACGgacagagaaggaggagaagctgAGCCAGGCCTATGCAATCAGCGCTGGTGTCTCCCTAGAGGGCCAGCAGCTCTTCCAGACCATTCACAAGAC cattAAAGATTGtaaatggcaagaaaaaaacaTCATAGTCATGGAAGAAGTTGTTATTACACCCCCATATCAAGTGGAAAACTGTAAAGGCAAAGAGGGCAGTGCACTGAGCCATGTACGCAAAATA GTTGAAAAACATTTTAGAGATGTGGAAAGCCAAAAGATACTGCAGCGTTCACAAGCCCAACAACCACAGAAGGAGGCTGCCCTGTCATCCTGA